GACGGGAGCTTCAGAGGGTTTTGCGATATATGGAGGCAAAATCCCTAGGACCCCTAGTAGTTGAACGATTGTACCATCTAAGGGTACATTAGGCTGTGTACCTTATCGTGGTACAATGCAAAAGGCAATCACATCCCAAAACTACATAAATTTAACTTCATACCTCAAAAAGCGCAGGCTTGAACTGGGTTTGAGTATGCGTGATTTAGGCGAGCGTATTGATCAACCCCACAGTTTTGTTCAAAAACTTGAGGATGGCCAGAAAAAGCTTGATATATACCAGTATGTGCAATACTGCGAGGCTTTGGAGTTGGACGCGCCAGAGACTCTAAGGATATTGGTTGTTCAGCCAATGCCCTTCTGATAGAACGCTCTGTGTTTTCACTTTTATGTCTCAGTTGTTTGTAAGTGTCCAGACTCTAACCAGGTGTCTT
This genomic window from Alkalimarinus sediminis contains:
- a CDS encoding helix-turn-helix domain-containing protein, translated to MQKAITSQNYINLTSYLKKRRLELGLSMRDLGERIDQPHSFVQKLEDGQKKLDIYQYVQYCEALELDAPETLRILVVQPMPF